A section of the Deltaproteobacteria bacterium genome encodes:
- the rlmB gene encoding 23S rRNA (guanosine(2251)-2'-O)-methyltransferase RlmB, giving the protein MMEALKGETPDIQTLFIAGGREGDNIRKIRQLASAKGIPVLYRKRQELDRLVGNRFHQGVAGMRRHFRYATVQEVLAHQPKGALGDLVVLLDGITDTQNLGALIRTGHCLGVNGFIIPENRSASLTASVLKASAGAMLHTPVAMVVNLARTIDYLKEEGFWVYGADARGNSDPGIFDRVKKVALVMGSEGKGMHSLVRKKCDYLVSIPMKGKIDSLNVSVAAGIIIHNVVRLWNEKQSAERFTDQ; this is encoded by the coding sequence TTGATGGAAGCATTAAAGGGCGAGACGCCAGATATTCAAACCCTGTTCATCGCTGGGGGTCGGGAAGGGGACAATATTCGGAAAATCCGGCAGTTGGCCTCGGCGAAGGGGATCCCCGTGCTCTACCGGAAACGTCAGGAATTGGATCGGCTGGTGGGCAACAGGTTTCATCAGGGTGTTGCGGGTATGCGCCGTCATTTCCGTTATGCAACCGTCCAGGAAGTATTGGCCCACCAGCCGAAGGGCGCCCTTGGTGATCTGGTTGTGCTCCTTGACGGGATCACGGATACGCAAAATCTGGGAGCCCTGATCCGAACTGGGCATTGTTTGGGTGTCAATGGTTTCATCATTCCCGAGAATCGATCGGCGTCATTGACGGCATCGGTTCTAAAGGCTTCTGCCGGTGCCATGCTCCATACTCCCGTCGCTATGGTGGTCAATCTGGCCAGGACGATCGACTACCTGAAAGAAGAGGGTTTCTGGGTCTATGGTGCGGATGCAAGGGGAAATTCGGATCCCGGGATCTTCGACCGGGTAAAAAAAGTGGCCCTGGTAATGGGAAGCGAGGGGAAGGGCATGCATTCGCTCGTGCGAAAAAAATGTGATTATCTGGTGTCTATTCCGATGAAGGGGAAAATCGATTCCTTAAACGTCTCTGTTGCCGCAGGGATCATTATTCACAATGTCGTCAGGTTGTGGAACGAAAAGCAGTCGGCTGAGCGTTTTACCGATCAATAA
- the pyrF gene encoding orotidine-5'-phosphate decarboxylase — MPNPNSDLRRKLIFALDVGEELEESLSWVDRLAGHVGLFKIGKEAFTHFGPEIVSQVRQRGGDVFLDLKFHDIPNTVARAAEAATSLGAFMFNIHASGGRKMMEEAVLAANVFSQKKGLPMPAVLAVTILTSLNDQDLKEIGFRGTTQEAVLALARMAQDTGVHGVVASPQDIENVRAACGRDFLIVTPGIRGLEAPADDQKRTLSPSEAMSLGADYLVVGRPIRHAPDPASEADAIVAEMVRGLACHSKSL; from the coding sequence ATGCCGAACCCGAACTCTGATCTGCGGCGGAAATTGATATTTGCCCTCGACGTGGGCGAGGAACTGGAGGAATCCTTGTCTTGGGTAGACCGCTTGGCCGGCCATGTTGGTTTATTCAAGATCGGGAAAGAGGCTTTCACCCATTTCGGGCCCGAGATCGTTTCTCAGGTTCGACAGCGTGGTGGTGACGTTTTTTTGGATCTGAAATTTCATGACATCCCCAACACGGTGGCGCGTGCGGCGGAAGCGGCGACCAGCCTTGGGGCATTCATGTTCAATATCCACGCCTCAGGTGGGCGGAAGATGATGGAAGAAGCTGTTCTGGCCGCGAATGTCTTCTCACAGAAGAAAGGCTTGCCCATGCCGGCCGTCTTGGCGGTCACCATCCTTACCAGCCTCAATGATCAGGATCTGAAAGAGATCGGCTTTCGCGGGACAACGCAGGAAGCTGTTCTGGCGCTAGCGCGAATGGCTCAGGACACGGGTGTTCATGGTGTTGTCGCTTCGCCCCAGGATATCGAGAATGTTCGGGCAGCCTGCGGGCGGGATTTTCTTATTGTCACCCCTGGTATCCGGGGGTTGGAAGCCCCTGCGGATGATCAGAAACGCACCCTGTCTCCTTCGGAGGCCATGTCTCTGGGGGCTGATTATCTGGTCGTCGGAAGGCCCATTCGTCACGCCCCAGACCCCGCATCGGAGGCCGATGCCATTGTTGCTGAAATGGTGAGGGGTTTAGCCTGTCACAGTAAATCTCTATAA
- a CDS encoding DNA-directed RNA polymerase subunit omega: MARITIEDALEMAQTRFGLVMLTAQRTRQLLKGSAPLTDIRNNREIVAALREIAAGKVTYAHPEYLKGAKEDFKPIADDMEFIGDEDYAEPEL, from the coding sequence ATGGCAAGGATTACAATCGAGGATGCCCTGGAAATGGCGCAGACCCGTTTCGGCCTCGTAATGTTGACGGCACAAAGGACAAGGCAGCTTTTAAAAGGATCCGCACCCCTGACGGATATCCGTAACAACAGGGAAATTGTGGCCGCGCTTCGCGAGATCGCCGCGGGGAAGGTGACCTACGCGCATCCTGAGTATCTAAAAGGCGCTAAAGAAGATTTCAAACCTATAGCCGATGATATGGAATTTATCGGTGATGAAGATTATGCCGAACCCGAACTCTGA
- the gmk gene encoding guanylate kinase — MSDSGLFLVVSAPSGTGKTSLCRELMKRFPGIRFAVSHTSRLPRPGEVDGKDYHFVSRDEFEAMIARAEFVEWAENYGNLYGTSVASLEALVKENQDVILDVDTRGAKALKNHYAGAVFVFILPPSLEELKNRLKNRGHDDEDALDVRFANAIKEMAEVKWYDYVIFNDELSVAIDLLRAIYLAEKNRSERKKREIEKLLLNRR; from the coding sequence ATAAGTGACTCCGGCCTTTTCCTTGTCGTATCCGCACCGTCGGGGACGGGCAAGACCTCCCTTTGCCGGGAATTGATGAAGAGGTTCCCGGGTATCCGGTTTGCCGTTTCCCATACATCCCGTCTTCCTCGGCCGGGAGAGGTGGATGGGAAGGATTATCATTTTGTATCCCGGGATGAATTCGAAGCGATGATTGCGCGGGCCGAGTTCGTGGAATGGGCGGAGAATTACGGTAATTTGTACGGGACATCTGTCGCCTCGCTGGAGGCTTTGGTGAAAGAGAACCAGGATGTTATTCTGGATGTCGATACCCGTGGCGCCAAGGCCCTGAAGAATCATTATGCCGGTGCGGTGTTTGTCTTTATTCTTCCCCCTTCTCTTGAGGAACTAAAAAACCGCTTGAAAAACCGGGGACATGACGATGAGGACGCGCTGGATGTTCGATTTGCCAATGCCATTAAGGAAATGGCTGAAGTAAAGTGGTATGATTATGTCATATTTAATGATGAGTTGTCCGTGGCAATTGATCTCCTGCGGGCTATCTATTTAGCCGAGAAAAATCGTAGCGAAAGAAAAAAGAGAGAGATTGAAAAACTTTTATTAAATCGGAGGTAA
- a CDS encoding YicC family protein: MIKSMTGYGKAEALLEGKKYTVEIRSLNHRYLEISLRLPGSLSVLETEIKRRIAERFSRGRIEATVRIDANGSMEEGSLDLNLPLLKNYFILLQRLKSEFQLKGDVTLENLTGFKDVFVPREEGVNVELLAGHIATVLDEAIVLLTEMRVKEGEMLLIDLEERVIKVEEWLGRISDRAPRCVQEYQRRLIERIRELTSGVDVDAARLSQEVAIMADKSDVTEEIVRLSSHISQFHEMLRTGDAVGRKIDFLIQEMNREINTIGSKTGDLEISRHVIEIKSELGKLREQVQNIE; this comes from the coding sequence ATGATAAAAAGTATGACCGGCTATGGGAAAGCCGAAGCCTTGTTGGAAGGGAAAAAATATACGGTTGAAATCCGTTCTCTGAATCACCGCTATCTGGAAATTTCTTTACGGCTACCCGGCAGTCTGTCCGTTTTGGAAACGGAGATTAAAAGGAGAATTGCTGAGCGATTTTCCAGAGGAAGAATTGAAGCAACCGTCCGGATCGACGCAAATGGGAGCATGGAAGAAGGCAGCCTGGATTTGAACCTGCCCCTCCTCAAAAACTATTTTATTCTTCTTCAGAGGCTTAAGAGCGAGTTCCAATTGAAAGGTGATGTGACCCTGGAGAATTTGACCGGATTCAAGGATGTGTTCGTTCCCAGGGAAGAGGGGGTAAATGTAGAGTTGCTTGCGGGGCATATTGCTACAGTTCTGGACGAGGCGATTGTATTGCTGACGGAAATGCGAGTAAAAGAAGGGGAAATGCTTCTGATTGATTTGGAGGAGCGAGTCATTAAAGTGGAGGAATGGCTGGGGCGGATTTCAGATCGGGCGCCACGTTGTGTTCAGGAATATCAGAGACGCCTCATCGAGCGAATCCGCGAATTAACGAGTGGTGTTGATGTCGACGCCGCCCGGTTGAGCCAGGAAGTGGCCATCATGGCGGATAAAAGCGATGTAACAGAAGAAATTGTCCGTTTAAGCAGCCACATCAGTCAATTCCACGAAATGTTACGGACCGGGGATGCTGTAGGAAGAAAAATTGATTTCCTCATTCAGGAGATGAACCGCGAGATCAACACCATTGGCTCCAAAACGGGGGATTTGGAGATATCAAGGCATGTTATTGAAATCAAAAGTGAGCTGGGCAAACTGAGAGAGCAGGTGCAGAATATTGAGTAG
- a CDS encoding DUF4416 family protein, which translates to MSIPKPADAVKLIVSILAVDSGQLNGVLQRLCNFYGVPDVVGPPLAFHYTDYYSPEMGTTLIRRFIAFQRFIRPESLPDIKIVTNVLEEKQMEEGRRKVNLDPGYISLAHLVLATGKGYTHRPYLRKGIYADLTLLFQDKTFRSLPWTYPDYAAPSMIHFFNEIRRRYITQMRQGEGKNLQEAF; encoded by the coding sequence GTGAGCATTCCTAAGCCGGCCGATGCGGTCAAACTCATTGTAAGTATCCTTGCTGTAGACTCCGGGCAGTTGAACGGTGTTTTGCAGCGGTTGTGTAATTTTTACGGCGTGCCGGATGTGGTCGGTCCTCCCCTGGCGTTCCACTATACAGACTATTATTCGCCGGAGATGGGAACGACTTTGATCAGACGTTTTATCGCTTTTCAGCGGTTTATCCGTCCGGAATCTCTGCCGGATATCAAGATTGTGACCAATGTCCTGGAAGAAAAGCAGATGGAGGAAGGTCGCCGGAAGGTGAACCTTGATCCCGGATACATATCGTTGGCCCATTTGGTTCTTGCGACGGGGAAGGGGTACACCCATCGGCCTTATCTCCGAAAAGGCATATATGCCGATTTGACCCTGCTGTTTCAGGACAAGACATTTCGTTCGCTGCCATGGACTTATCCTGATTACGCAGCCCCGAGTATGATCCATTTCTTCAACGAAATCAGGCGTCGATACATCACACAGATGAGGCAAGGTGAGGGGAAAAATCTACAGGAAGCGTTTTAG
- the rfaE1 gene encoding D-glycero-beta-D-manno-heptose-7-phosphate kinase, with product MDRNRALELIGRFPEAKVLVVGDVMIDHFIWGSVRRISPEAPVPVVDVARDEMLWGGCANVMNNVHTMGGQVFLSGVIGADVTGQALLREFNEKNIPVSGIIIDPERHTTLKTRIVAHNQQVVRFDRESRNNVSQRDIDKILNYISGLIAHLHTIVISDYNKGVVTTELLDGIREMVSRKNVWVCVDPKRGDLSFYRGFDIITPNHREVERALGIEDINGNEEGKEELIRERVIRLIDELGLKALLITRGEEGMSLYESEGVVTHIPAQARAIYDVTGAGDTAIGIFSLCLAAGATFREAAEIANYAAGIVVGKVGTSTVSLTELRRAL from the coding sequence ATGGATAGGAACAGGGCCTTGGAACTCATTGGCCGCTTTCCTGAGGCGAAGGTGCTGGTGGTCGGCGATGTCATGATCGATCATTTCATCTGGGGCAGCGTTCGGCGAATATCGCCGGAGGCACCTGTGCCGGTCGTTGATGTCGCCAGAGACGAGATGCTTTGGGGGGGGTGTGCCAACGTGATGAACAATGTTCATACGATGGGCGGTCAGGTGTTTCTCTCTGGCGTGATTGGTGCCGATGTAACCGGTCAGGCCTTGCTACGGGAATTTAACGAAAAGAACATACCCGTATCCGGAATAATCATTGATCCGGAACGGCACACGACACTGAAGACCAGGATCGTCGCCCATAACCAGCAGGTGGTGCGCTTCGATCGGGAGTCCAGAAACAATGTCTCACAAAGGGACATCGATAAAATTCTCAACTATATTTCTGGATTGATCGCTCATCTTCATACGATCGTCATTTCCGATTATAATAAAGGCGTGGTCACGACGGAACTCCTTGACGGTATCAGGGAGATGGTCTCCCGGAAAAATGTATGGGTTTGTGTTGATCCGAAACGGGGCGACCTGTCCTTTTATCGTGGTTTTGACATTATTACGCCGAATCATCGCGAGGTGGAACGTGCTTTGGGGATCGAGGACATCAATGGTAATGAAGAGGGAAAAGAAGAATTGATCCGGGAAAGGGTGATTCGCCTCATTGATGAACTGGGACTCAAGGCATTGTTGATCACGCGCGGCGAGGAGGGGATGAGCCTATATGAATCGGAGGGTGTCGTGACCCATATCCCCGCCCAGGCCCGGGCCATTTATGATGTTACAGGTGCCGGTGACACGGCCATCGGGATCTTCTCGCTATGCCTTGCGGCAGGGGCGACGTTCCGGGAAGCGGCGGAGATTGCAAATTATGCCGCCGGCATCGTTGTAGGGAAGGTCGGTACCTCGACGGTTTCTCTGACTGAACTCCGGAGGGCTTTGTGA
- a CDS encoding 1-acyl-sn-glycerol-3-phosphate acyltransferase — protein sequence MGILTIGIAVTAIYSLYAVLVAFFSPKEEKIHQIARNWARLLLKISGAHVHVFGRENVLTSRPQIFMANHQSGFDIFALLAHIPGEFRWIAKGELFRIPVFGRAMRAAGYIPIDRENHDRAMNSLAEAVVKIHENRSVMSFPEGTRSSDGTIGPFKSGMFLLAIRANVPIVPVTIIGANQIWPKGSLKITPGEMTIVISEPVDVSHCTAEKHGELIGQVRGIIVEHYEGRVKTEGIS from the coding sequence TTGGGAATTTTGACAATCGGGATCGCAGTAACGGCTATCTATTCCCTGTATGCCGTTTTGGTTGCCTTCTTTTCGCCAAAAGAGGAAAAAATCCACCAGATCGCACGGAATTGGGCCCGGCTTCTTCTCAAAATCTCCGGAGCTCATGTGCATGTCTTCGGCCGGGAAAACGTACTCACGAGCAGACCGCAAATTTTCATGGCCAACCATCAAAGCGGTTTTGATATTTTTGCCCTCCTGGCACACATCCCCGGGGAATTCAGGTGGATAGCCAAAGGGGAACTTTTCCGAATCCCCGTCTTCGGCCGTGCGATGAGGGCGGCGGGCTACATTCCCATTGACCGGGAAAACCATGACAGGGCCATGAACAGCCTCGCAGAAGCCGTAGTGAAAATTCACGAAAATCGATCCGTCATGTCTTTTCCGGAGGGCACAAGGAGTTCCGACGGGACTATCGGTCCCTTTAAGTCCGGAATGTTCCTGCTGGCAATCCGGGCAAATGTGCCTATTGTGCCCGTAACCATTATTGGCGCCAACCAAATATGGCCGAAGGGTTCCCTGAAAATCACGCCCGGCGAGATGACCATAGTCATCAGCGAGCCTGTTGACGTCAGTCATTGCACTGCGGAAAAACACGGTGAATTGATCGGGCAAGTGAGGGGCATCATCGTTGAGCATTACGAAGGAAGGGTTAAAACAGAAGGAATATCCTAA